In the Ricinus communis isolate WT05 ecotype wild-type chromosome 3, ASM1957865v1, whole genome shotgun sequence genome, GGCCTCAATTCTGGATTGCTCCGTCTTCGCAGTTGTCTGAGACCACAAAAGCGATTCTCCCAATCCACAATTTGACAAACTATCCATCATCTCTTGTATCTGCACTGCTCCCCATTTCtcaatatactttttaataataataatattatagacctcatttttaattagtattaatattttaacttttttttttataacaatatttttatttctgttttaatttaaagtaTCTATCACTTTACTTTGCGCCTATTGTTGATATGACCAtctgaaataatttttttttaattaatttgatatattaacAATGTCAACTCACGCGATGTATACATTttagagaaaatgaaaaaataaattccacGTGCTTACTTAgaatattagtaaattagtatttttatgataaatcaattaaaaatatttcactttttatGTCTAGCTTAAATAGTAAAGagtatttgtatttttcttttatatccCTGGGAGGTTTCGAATTCGAGTACACTCCGTAGTCTATTGGCTCTCCCGTcaatcaaaaattataaaaaaaaatggtagatatccaaattgaaaaaaaaaaaaaagtattgatagcagaaaaacaaatattaatatcaatcATATATTATCCAAAGATTTAGTGAAAATTTACTCGCTTGCTATGGTAAAAAGAGGGTTTGTTTTTTTAAAGGGGTTTGGTATATTTTGAACAATTGCTGGTCATTTTTTAGAGATTAAAAAgtctaatttaaaattctgcATTAATAGCTCTATTTTacctaaatgaataaattaaattaatccttttatcattgtttaattattactattattattattttaattttaattaatgctaacttaatttgaattttataaaatgtaagataagattattatttttatttcttttatgaattaattcaGAATTAAACAATGGAAGTAAAATagaataactttttattattttaccaacaaaatgaaaaataaagtattaatatttttaatatctttatacattaatataaaatcatttatcgtatttataacaaattttatagtaagctagtaatattatattacataatactaaaaaagattttaataattacatattttagaGGTAAAAGTAATTCATTAGACGCTGAAtatgaaataaagattaagTAAACAAGCCAATAATGTAGACAAATGCTACCAAACATTATTGGAATTTGGAGGCACAGACCTCAGCATGTTTGTCGATCTTCATTACTCAATGCttaaacataataataatagtcgctttctcattttaatatgtacagatatatatatatatatgtgtgtgtgtgtgtgtgtgtgtgtgtttggatatggaaggaaaaagagaagaataaAATTACCCGATGAGTTCTGAAGGGGAAACAAAGATCAGGAGAAGAGAAGTCCAGAAAAGGACAATCATCAAGCTGTCCGAGAAAAGGATTAGGGTTATCAGAAGAATCCCTTAATTGGGTTTCACCTTTGGTATCCTCAGCAGTCTTCTTTATAAGGTCTTGAAGGGCAAGTTCTGATTCACTTCGCTTCCTCATATCATCGCCTGCTGTTTCcttcatttattatattacCACAGACGAAGAAGACAGAAAGGGAAGGGGGAGGGAATTGAGCCGAGTGTTGGATTAATATATACAGCAGAAGCAAAGCAATACGTCTCTCACTGTTgtaaaattatgataatatcCTTAATGTTCTAACATAATTGCATATTCATGTCtgctaaaaaagaaagatatagATTTTGGTAAATAAGTTACAGGGACAGGGTTATCATGTACAGATGATTAATTTAAAGCTGATTTGGACTGCCACCGACCCTTTGGACAAATTTGCTGATTAGATTAGATTAGATGTGATGCCTCCACTTACTTTTTCCagtttctctttttatttctttacatgttatattattattaccaaCGCAGACGACTACTATTTTGCTTTGCTTCTTTTCCTAACTTTTGCTTACTTTAGACAAAGCAGGCATGTCATTGGCAGTCTGTTTCTTTACTTTCTTGGTCCTCTCAACTTTAGCCTTCCCTTTCCTTCCTTGTTAAGGTACCTCCCGAGCAAAGAGTTCTTTGACATTTTATACTTGCGAGACAATTCCTTTATTTTAGACTGATGGAAACTCGCCTAAGGAGATCGCCCCTAGCCCTACGCGAGTATGGGCTCGCCTTTGTTGCTAATTTATAGATTGGACATATTGTAGGAAAGGTTTCGGGTGCTGGAAATCTACTCGAACATAATTTTACTTCCTTCAAACTCGAAAGTGGATTCTTGGTTATTGTAGTTCAGTGAACGCAGTAAGCAAATTACTCTACTTGGGTCACTATTACGTGTATAGGTAACAAACATCATGAGAAAGTTAATGTCAGTTTCATCTTATTTAAACATCTTACGTTGACCTTCTCaaaatgttaatttgagtGTGAGAGTGGTTTCACAGTCACGAGGTCTAGTACCATAATCTGTTACTTTTACAGATTGCATCCGGATccgtatttatattttaacaaataataggtaataaattttttaataatcaagACTGTAAATAAATTACAGGGAGTGCATACTAGAAAAAGGCACCCAATAATTAGTAAAGGAAGGAACTCCCTATCATTATCATATAATGGCTTGGCTGTGGTTCCAAAAGCCATAAACCCATTGGGCAGTAGTTAGTCACTTGGACCGGACTAAACTAcctatttaatgaattaattacTAACCGAAAAGCGCGCTCGgcacataaaaagaaaaatctatacAGTTAGGCCGCCACGTCACTATACCAAAAAATAGAGATTATAGAGGATGATACATGAAAGAAGAAGTGAGCCGGTTGTCGACATATATGTGTGATTTTGGACAATTACAAAGGAAAGAAGCGTCTGTCCAAGTCCAACCCACCCATCAACTTCTATTATGATTATGAAGTCGATTCATAAAAACAATAACCACACAAATCAAAAAGTGCAAGTGCATTAAGTTGAGACTTGAGAGTGATCCAAGTCCACTGCAACAGTTTGGGCTTTAACCCATCAAActttttcatttctctttttcttaattaatggAACAGAGGAGAAAGCACATTCAAGTATAGAGTATGGCAGAAATAAAGTGGATATGATGGGAGAGAGAGTTGATTCATAATCAGCCATATTATTCAACCTCCCAATCTCTTCGTTTATGCATACCTCATCCTTTAATTATCATCTACGAATAAGTTGCCCatggatatatatatgtaaatacaATGACGTACACGTaattaaaatacattacaTCTATcgatcataaaaaaaaaaaaaaaaaacaaaagaagaaaaatcataataatttagaCAAATTCCCTTTCTCCATTGACGCCGACCTTTCCCTTCGCAGTGCCATTGGCAAATACGAAGTCTAGGTTGTAAAGCACAGGCACCATTGTAACGCAGCACAGGAAGACTAGCACCGGTCCAAATATCCAAAGCAGAAGAGGCATTGCTGCGTAGAAGAGCCTGTTCCCTACTGTGTTTAGAATAAAACCCTTCTCTAACAGCTCGCTAACATAATCAGGAGTCACAATAGACATTGGATCAGGGGGTGTGTTGATGAGCAAGTTTACCTGATTCACAAACCTTATGGAAAGCGAATGGCAAAAAAATGAGAAGAGGAATATGCTCAAGAGCGTTACATATTTTAGTGCCACCATGAATTCACCGTGCGCCCCGTATACGGCATCGTTTAGCGGCTTCTTCACGCTATATGTGCTACTTATTATGGCTGCCAGCCCAGCGGAGAGAAGGATTGATGTAGTGGCCATTAGGGTTGATCCCATGATTAGGTTTCTAAGTGTTTGGACGGCCAAGATGTTCTTCTTGTCATTGTCCtgcaccaaaaagaaaaacaataaatttgaCATGACGTATTATCATCTAACCTCTTTCATGCGTATTTGGATTGGAAGCCTATGAAAATAATAGTGCCGTTTCGTCTGAGAGTATAAAAGCTAGCACATGCGGTGGAGAGCTATTTTCatggcaagaaaaagaaagtttgcAAGATTTGAGGAAGAAGATGGAAGGGAGTTATGGACATATGAAGTCGGTTGCTTGTCATATAATAAAGGTTTGTTGAAACATTTGTCCCGAACCAACTAACTATCTACACATTTTCCattacaaaacaaaattaacccCGCTGTAGAGTAGGAGGCTTGCTTTTTATGTATGCCTCCATAATTGATCATATAATGCAACAAAGAGAAGGCAATCGCTGCAAGTAAggtaatttccttttcttttcttttttatttaggaaaaaagaagatagtTTTGCAATCAAGTTTTGCATATCGATGGCCATATCAGAACACTCGAAAGGGAAGAGCATATGAATTCTATGTGGGCAGTGGTGAACCTTGTCAGTGAAAATGAAAGTTAATCGAAAACTTTGCATGGCCACGtgatatttcatttttagaaTTGAAATATAGGAATAATAAATGAGGATATTCGTTTGCTTCGTTCCAATAAGATACTCAATGGCACAATTGAGATAAGGgatatgatgatgatgatgatgagcaAAGCAGAATGTAGAAATTGGCAGCAGCAAGGTGTTTTGAAGCAAAAAACGGAACATGTATAGAAAGCAAGCAGAGTGATGAGAGAAACAAGTGCAGTGAAAGTGGAAAGCAGAGAGAATTGAAAAGAGAGAGCATATAGGGGAATTACCTTCATCATGGCAGAAACCCAGAAACGCCTGCCGGTGGCGTTAGTACCAATGATGGTGGAGAGGGGTTGGGTGCGAACCTTATGCCATAACCAAGCATGATAGGCCATTGTTATCATAAATCCAAGCGGCACCAGTACCACATCCATATAACATTTCCTCCACTCCATGGATGGTTGTAATGTATATATTGAAAGGCAAAGGCAAAGGCAATGGTTTGTCGTTTGTAAATATGTATACAGAAGAAAGGGTGCCGAAATATACCTAATAAATGCTTGCTCTGGCTCGATGCCTAATGTGTTGGCATCTATATTATATACGCGCGCAA is a window encoding:
- the LOC8282088 gene encoding uncharacterized protein LOC8282088 — translated: MQFIYCTKASNRKETKKEEKKAGGILFVVVEWHIETSPHAFLARVYNIDANTLGIEPEQAFIRYISAPFLLYTYLQTTNHCLCLCLSIYTLQPSMEWRKCYMDVVLVPLGFMITMAYHAWLWHKVRTQPLSTIIGTNATGRRFWVSAMMKDNDKKNILAVQTLRNLIMGSTLMATTSILLSAGLAAIISSTYSVKKPLNDAVYGAHGEFMVALKYVTLLSIFLFSFFCHSLSIRFVNQVNLLINTPPDPMSIVTPDYVSELLEKGFILNTVGNRLFYAAMPLLLWIFGPVLVFLCCVTMVPVLYNLDFVFANGTAKGKVGVNGEREFV